The following proteins are co-located in the Solanum pennellii chromosome 1, SPENNV200 genome:
- the LOC107019696 gene encoding uncharacterized protein LOC107019696 has protein sequence MTRTRTNVTGGRGEALPEAVVEAPARGRGRSRARGRASSATVARGRGRGAAPVRGRAREVSTEPQIDDREDQVPPDPVVTPLLQDTLLRVLSVLEGFSQGGGATTTPHDSRTREGAQTQEQQQAPVVQDAVGQLPVDPAVHNDVAPAVGGQVASMVVLTEDEQRRYERFRKMDPPQFQGGKSEDAHEFLTTCRELLEVVGLAESHGVRYATLQLRGPARDWWRTYSGVLPVGSPPVTWE, from the coding sequence aTGACGAGAACTAGAACTAATGttactggtggtagaggggaggcACTTCCCGAGGCAGTTGTTGAGGCCCCAGCTAGAGGTAGGGGTAGATCTCGAGCTAGAGGTCGTGCTAGTAGTGCGACAGTAGCCAGAGGTCGTGGACGTGGAGCAGCACCAGTGAGAGGTCGTGCTAGAGAGGTCTCTACCGAACCTCAGATTGATGACAGAGAGGACCAGGTTCCTCCAGATCCCGTAGTCACACCTTTGCTTCAGGATACGCTATTGAGGGTGTTAAGTGTGTTAGAGGGATTTTCTCAGGGTGGTGGTGCAACTACCACACCACATGACTCTCGTACTAGAGAGGGGGCTCAGACCCAAGAGCAGCAACAAGCTCCAGTTGTTCAGGATGCGGTGGGGCAACTACCAGTAGATCCCGCAGTTCATAATGATGTTGCACCAGCAGTTGGGGGTCAAGTTGCATCGATGGTTGTTCTGACAGAGGATGAGCAGCGTAGGTATGAGAGATTTCGAAAGATGGACCCACCTCAGTTTCAGGGTGGGAAGAGCGAGGACgctcatgagtttctaactacctgccgagagttactagaggtggttggatTAGCTGAGTCACATGGGGTTCGATATGCTACACTCCAGCTTCGTGGACCAGCGAGAGACTGGTGGAGGACTTATTCGGGGGTTTTGCCAGTTGGATCTCCTCCAGTGACTTGGGAGTAG